A segment of the Tachysurus vachellii isolate PV-2020 chromosome 18, HZAU_Pvac_v1, whole genome shotgun sequence genome:
ctctctgtgtctctcgctccctgtgtctctctgtgtctctcgctccctgtgtttctctgtgtctctctccctgtgtctgtgtgtctctctctctccctgtgtttctctgtgtctctctctctctctctctctctctctctctctctacatatgTATAGGTTGTCAGTCCTCCAAAGGACTTGAAGAAGCCAAGAGGCAAAAAATGCTTCTTTGTAAAATTCTTCGGCACTGAAGACCAGTGAGTACAGAGCGCCTTTTCAGGGTTTTTTACATTGTCAGACTGTTTGAAACGAAACACGTGTTcatgtgttgttttcttttcttgccCCCTTGAAGTGCATGGATAAAGGTCGAACAGCTGAAGCCATACCACCCCCACAAGGAAGAGATGATCAAGATAAACAAAGGCAAGCGCTTCCAGCAGGCCGTCGATGCCGTGGAGGAGTACCTGAAGAAGGCCAAGGGAAAAGAACAAGTGAGTTAAACACAGAAGGCTCCGAGCTCAAAGTTCAGAGCTCGTTACCTCTAACTCATCCCCAACATCAACTCAtgccttattttttattctgacaTGAGCCCAGATACATGACACCATCGTTTTAGTGTTACATGGATCTCCTGACTTTAGGCAAAAGAAAACCTGTAGGTTTAATAGAAATTCGAAGGGAATTTAGATACAGCCGTGATACGAATCTTACAGGATCAGATCTTTCCAATTTCACGTCCCTCGCTCGAGAAGGCGATTCAGAAATCTAGATAAAGGTGATGGGTTTCGTTCCCAGCCTGCTCGGGCGTCACCGTGGTTACCGtgtgatgtttgagaaatgttcTAAATGGTTTGTGGATCGAATTCTTGATgtttcatgaagtattcagacattctaagaggagacaTCAACTCCATGTGGACTTTGAGGACAACCATCTCCTcatctatacaacatttatcagactgtatatttataatcacaccctccagtgtcacccacatgaggatgaggttcacttttgagtctggttcctctcaaggttccttcctttaccatctaagggagtttttcctcacctcagaCTGTCACCTCAGACTgtaaatgtccattgttaaaagctctacacaaataaattagaattgaaTCACCGCTGGATCAGGACAAAACAACAAGACACTGGTGATTGCTTTTATGTTCACCATTGTTACTCTTTTTAACGTGTTCCAGGCACACGGCTCAGACGACAAAAGCAAATCCGAGAAGGGGCGTAAGGCCAATGCGAAACCGATGAAGATCATAGAGGAAGATGACGAGGATGCATTTAAAGGTGGCTCCTCTGACAAGGTCGGTCTCAACATCCTGCTCAGGGTCTTAAAAGTTACCGCTTGtatgtccgtctgtgtgtgtgtgtctgtctctgtgtgtgtgtgtgtgtgtctctgtgtgcctgaggggctttttacacctggtcacttcatgtatTTTCTGTGACCAGATATCTATCCgacggtaaaaagaccaggtctaaatgccctccgaaacgttttggagacggatataaatccgacggtacaaaccccttcaggaggtggtctgggacgtgtttcagatgaaactggacaggtgtaaatgaatgtggttgttcaagccacatacgtcagcgctatactcctcccaaacggacggacgtcactcgcaggtgactcacgagtcgtgcatcgagCCAGAGACAAATAACATAGACGACACGCAGgcacttattgctctttggagcgacaaaagcgtccaacaaaagctttgtaaaacatatagaaacaaaagtatatacTTAAATATGGAAATCGGAAtaggaaatgaggtaaaatatattaacattttgggcgggagtagaaagatcagatcgatatccgattcgccgagacgcatttatgtggctgatgtaaatggaacagttttaacaaatcagatagctatcggatcagagacaacatgtgaagtgaccgggtgtaaaaaggccctgtctgtgtgtgtgtgtgtgtgtgtgtgagagagagtgagtctgtctgtgtgtgtgttctcctctACTTCCTGTGTGTCACGGACTCATGGGAGTCTATTCACACATTTCCTGTTCGTTCGCACATCACGGCTTGATTTGATTGCTGGTTGTGCTTCGTGGCTTGAGCGCACACACAAGGCTTCCTTGTGCACGAGCTGCTTTTTTGCTTCAGGTGCCAcgtgtttatataaaaacaacttAAGTATGTGGTAAatgtgtctctctttcccttAAGGAGCAAACTGACTCTGACCCAGAACCGTCCTCTGTGCAGCGGCTGGTGGCTGGAACAGTTGCAGGATTCAAATGGGAGAGCAGTGTAGGTGATAAACTCACACTCGGCCCTGTGCTCTTTCCTCTTAAACCACACTGATTAGGGCTGCATCCATATGGATACCAgtatacacactctctctctctctctctctctctcttttccttttatttgtctTGACTCTTACTCAGAAAGCGTGAGCGTAACAAAGCATCTTAAACTACAAGGAATTCACCGCTTTATCTCGTGCCGAATGTCGACTTTAACGCAGAAACACGCGCTTCATCGGGATCGTAACAAATCTCGCTCTTCTCCGTCACGCTGCGCGAGcaattttaacaaacaaacacagtctTGTCCCCGATCGAGTCGCACCGAGCAGGTCACTCGTCGTGTAAACGCCGTCCGTGTCGTCTCGctccacacacactttatttactcGACGAATAAAGCTCCGCCCATCTTTCGGACGCGATCTGGTACGGATTACATCTCgtgttgattttgttttttttttatataatcgTTTCACAGTCGTACACATTACATTCTCTATTCTCTACAGAACAGAAGGCAGCGTTTTACCTTCCCGAAGGTTTATTTTTAGCCTCGGGATCGAATCCCAGAAGAGTTTCCTGTTTGACGTTGATCTGGACCCGTGAGCGTTACTGCGATAGTAGATAGATAACAACAGTAAAGTTAGAACATCCCGAAGTTTTCCGTGCCGTCGTTCTCTTTTCCGTTGTACATGAAAAGGCTGAGCGGGTGTCAgtgtgaggaataaaacgctCCAGGTTCGTGCTCATGGAGGAAACTAATCGGTGTTGTGGAGTTCTgctcctgtcacacacacagccactgcagataaacaccaccacaaccTTTTATTTCAGTCGCAAGaaacctgatgatgatgatggtaaccgttgttactatggcaaccagtggCAGGAACACCTCCTGGACACTTCACAGACCAGCGACTGATTTAAAACGCTTTAGTGAATCCAGCTCTGGTTTGTTTCGCTCTAACGACTCGCCCTGAAGTGTTCTGTCCCTCCTGTACTACAGAACGCCGTCCCGCTTTCTGTTCGTTATCTATAAAGGTACGGAACGAACGATCTTAAGAGACGCGCCCGGTAGAAAAGAGCCGTCGGACGTCGCTATAGAAACAAGGATCAGGTCGCTGCGGCAGCTCGAGAAAACGAACGTCAGACTCCGTGTCGCGTCGAGACGTCTCGTCGTCGTTTAGTGCCGTCAGGACAGCTTTTGTCGTTTGGTTGAAAGTGACACTTTTACTCCTAGGTTTAACAGAGACACTTTACaagattgttcttttttttttaaagctgtttaaactgtttagtgtgtgtgtgtgtgtgtgtgtcatgtgctGTGTTCTGTTGGGCTGAGCGACATCAGTGCGTGTGCCGTCTGTTCAGTGTGAAGCGCGAGAAAGTAACTGCCTCCGCTAGCGTTCGAAAGACGTCACTGGGACACGGCGGTGTAATAGACGCATCAGGAGCGTAACACTTATTCACCTAGCTTCACTGTTTACTAgcttagttagttagttgtcAGATTAGTTGTCACTTTGACCTCAGCACCCGTTCACGCCGAGGTGTCTGAGACGCCGAGTCTGGGTGTCACACAGCAAGTGATTTACAGGACACTCAGTAAGAAGAAATTCaaatttagttgttttttttttcgtcaaGTAAAAGAGCAGCAGGAGAAAAAATAGCcctcagttttgtgtgtgtgagtgaatcagATGGTACTCAGTGAGCTCAGGACGCGCTCGTCTCCGCTCGCCGTGCAATCTGGGAGGCAGTTACTTTGTCCGCTCGACGGCGTGCGTCATTGGCACAGTGTCCGATCCCTCAGATCTGCTTcttttcaccacacacacacacacacacacacacacacacacacacacacaaagtagaCTGTCAGCTCTTCACAGAATAGCTTCCAATCTAACTCTCTCCCATTGTAGCCAGTAAAGGATGACCCACATTTCCATCACTTTCTGCTCAGCCAGTCTGAGAAGGTAAGAGGATGTGCAGAATGCTGTCAGCATTTCTTCCTGTCCTCTGTCTCCTGCACTTTCATTTTTAACTCCTGAAAcaactctctgtctgtctctttttctgtctgtctctttttctgtctgtctctttctctgtctgtctctttctctgtctgtctctttctctgtctgtctctttctctgtctctctctttctctgtctctctctctgtctgtctctctctctgtctgtctctctctctctctgtctgtctctctctctgtctctctgtctgtctctttctctctgtctgtctctctctttctcttgctctctcttgctcgctctatcttgcgctctctttctctctctgtctttctatttctctctctcttgctctctctgtctgtctctctctcttgctctgtctctctgtctttgtctctttcttgctctctcttgctcgctcttgtgctctctctctctctgtctttctatttctctctctctctctctctctctctctctctctcccactctcttttCAATGCTACAGTAAATCTCTAGCtccagttttctttctttccggAGGAATTTTTCCAGATTAAATCAAACCGAAagtgattatatttatattagcgTCGCCTGGTGTGTCCCAGACCGATCGGGTtcaggaattattattattagactctTTCTGCTCGATCCGATTGTTCGTAACCGAACCGTTCGTAACCAGGTCACACTTGGCATCCGAGTCCGTTTAACGTTGCGGCCTGCTAACGAAACCCGTGCGTGAACGAAGCCACGAAATGCGGCTGCTCTCGTCTCTGTGGTTAAATCACAGCGTTTATCTGGAAGCAGCGGACGATGTATTTTCCCGCGAGGACGATGACGAGAACGATTAGTCGCTTTTTCATCACCGCCCAGGagtttattagttattagtttatttagtctGGAAagttcctcctcctccctccttGGACACTCTTTGgtgaatgtttgtttgtttgtttatgggACGATGCACAGTGATGTTATTTACAGCTGAGTGATTAATAACAAGTCCTCCAGCGAAAAGTCATACTAGAGTCAGGCCCGAGTCAGGCGACAGCGTGTCCTGTCCCGAGTTTCCTCAGCGTGCATGAACGCTTTTCTGTCCGGTATCTAGTGAAACCTCCTCTGTTTTTCCTCTGCACTCTGCTTCCCTGCTGCTCCCTGCTGCTTCCTTCCTGCTGCCGTTCTCTCAGAAGGGATGAGATCCGAATCATTCAGTGAGAAAAATaacagaagggaaaaaaagcGGGTCTGTCGGTTGCCCCGAGCTTCTGTTTGGTTTGAAGTGAGTCGGCGCATGGCTGGGAAAGATAACGCtgcggtgtgtgtgcgtgtgtctgtggctCTTTGTGTCAGATGGGATGCTGGATTAACTTTAGAAGAAGAGGCAACCCACTGACCAGCACAGGGCCACATTAAAATCATCCCACAGCCACGGCAGATGATTTTAACCTCCGTCTGAACAACACGTCTGATCAGCTCCCGTCTTCCTCTAGTCGATTTTATccgtgtcgtgtgtgtgtgtgtgtgtgtgtgtgcacgtcagATCATCGAGGGCTTATTCGCAGTTTAATCGTTTACACTGTACTTCCTGTGTAAAAGCACCGACTTCCTGAAACCTTTCCTGTGTGAATTTCTGCTCACTCAGACTCTACAAAATTGTGGAATAAGGAAGGAACTGATGCAGATATCTGGCGCCTAATTTATGATGGACggtgttactagcaaaacgcgcgTTGTCAAAAATGACCTAACGCAGGCTCTCTGTCGTATTCGGTCGGCATTTTGTTCGGAGGGTCTGTAGACGTCAATTAACGTGCACTTGGTCGTTTACGTCATTTCCGATGGTGATAACGATGAAACTAACAATTACTTGCTTAGTAAAGCTTGATGATCtgactgcgcacacacacacacacgcacacacacactcggagaTAAACAATAAATCCAAAACCGAATAAAACCAGACGTGGTGTTCGTACGGCGGCTGTAACGGAGTGAATAAGGCTAGCGATGTCCTGCACCGATGTTTCGGTCGATGTGTGacgaggtttttattttttttatatatatagccGGCCTCTTCCATGGAGCCAATCAGCAAACGGTTGAAGATTATTGAAGAGGTgagaagttttttatttacaaatagtTATACTGAGGACTTTGTAGAACTGGTTGATGGAGCGATGATGTAACTGTTTCGTTCAGGACTCCGGCTCAACGTCTATTCAGGCTGCAGACAGCACGGCGCTCAACGGCAGCATCACACCGACGGATAAAAGGTACgcactgagctgtgtgtgtgtgtgtgtgtgtgcagtaaaaCTGACTAAAACATCACACACGTGTTGATTACAGTATTAAAGGTGTTTGTGTCTCCTCGCTCTAACAGGATAGGTTTCCTGGGACTCGGACTGATGGGCAGCGGAATCGTCTCTAACCTGCTGAAGATGGGCCACGTGGTGACCGTGTGGAATCGTACGGCGGAAAAGGTACGCTTTCAAATCGGGAAAGGAACAAAACCGTGAACACGACGAACTATAGTCCGATTACTACTAGTCCGattaacattttataatcaGTTCACACAAAAatcagtacttttttttttttctgttgttcctGCTAGAGAACAATTTTTACAGATTGTTTGATATTCAGCAGTCGGTTCTGATTTTGATTTGAATACGAGTTAATGTAAAGCACCggagttaaaggtggggtctccgatgtgtgagaaacgcttcagaaaaccgcGTCGggacgccaaacaaaacaaaaacaaaacaaacgtgtagccgatgagcagaaaggggcggggctagtcaatatgggcggagagagtgttcagtgcgcgtgtgtgacattagcagaaagcggttttaacattgacatggaggataaaaacaaagaaagaaagtgaagaaagacttacgataaggtaagaagtaggacgtgttaatataggatcagctttccagcgctggagagaactgaaggagcaggaagttggtcacatattcacagattggagtttcctgagtcaataactcctgagctaaacactgttactacacaaataacacctcttttctatcgtagtaatgtagagacgcagctacaaccgtgttttgtgtagtaacagtgtttagctcaggagttattgactcgggaaactacaatctgtgaatatgtgaccaactttacttaagacgccgaggcgcttttttccttctcgataggtgagtaacgttggttttgttttgttacacagaactaatatatgtctttgtcctttacatgattatgcttgtgtgtcatttttgcttgtttgtttatctacaatcgtattgttcttcccttcagctatgataaagacacatttctttacattagttgcctgggttacgtatgtatgtgtgggcggagctatcaatacaggggagggactcatttgggttaggggcgtgtttgttttggtgatttcaaatgtcaacattggctttcaaacaacggagaccccacctttaatgttccAGCTGGAGATGAatccatgttttttgttttttttggtttttttttaaagaatgttttcATATAAATGATGAAATTGCTTTCTGAACTAAACTAAAGTGGGTCGGGGACTAAAAAAAGGTTCCGGGAACTTCAGATACACAGCCGAGTCTCATGGGCGTGATGTTCTTTTGTGCAGTGTGACTTGTTCATCCAGGAAGGAGCCAGGTTAGGACGGACCCCAGCCGAGGTCGTGTCCATGTGTGACATCACCTTCTCCTGCGTGTCAGACCCCAAAGCTGCCAGAGATGTAGGTGGACACGTGATGGAACCTCAaatcactaataataataataattaaaaaaaaaaaagaaactaacgtttcaatctggtttctgtaaatattttcacttacagaaaatattttccaaatattttattttctatttgttaGATCATCTGATCAAAttaagtctttatttatttatttatttatttatttatttatttaataatctatttttcgattattattttaaagtttttttgtgCTTATTAGCTTTGATCTGTTTAATGTTCTGatgttcttttctatttttatgatattttttttttttttacaattttttttccagctggTTTTGGGTCCCAGTGGAGTTTTACAGGGAATCAGACCCGGAAAGTGTTATGTGGAGATGTCCACTGTGGATCCTGAGACCATTACAGAGCtgtcacaggtacacacacacacacacacacacacacacgtgcacacacgtgcacacacacacactgatatgaGGAAGTGTTGATGTTACTtgagggaacacacacacaggatgtagTGCCCAACatacacaggtgtgtgtacctctgtgtgtgagtgtacctgtgtgtgtgtgtacctctgtgtgtgtacctgtgtgtgtgtgtgtgtctgtctgtctgtgtgtgtgtgtctgtctgtctgtgtgtgtgtgtctgtctgtctgtgtctgtctgtctgtctgtctgtgtgtgtctgtctgtctgtgtgtgtctgtctgtgtgtctgtctgtgtgtctgtctgtgtgtgtctgtctgtgtgtgtctgtctgtctgtctgtgtgtgtgtgtctgtctgtctgtctgtctgtgtgtgtctgtctgtctgtgtgtgtgtgtgtctgtgtgtgtgtgtgtgtctgtgtgtgtgtgtgtgtctgtgtgtgtgtgtgtgtctgtgtgtgtgtgtgtgtgtgtgtgtgtctgtgtgtgtgtgtgtgtgtctgtgtgtgtgtgtgtctgtctgtctgtgtgtctgtctgtgtgtgtgtctgtgtgtgtgtgtgtgtctgtgtgtgtgtgtgtgtctgtctgtgtgtgtgtctgtctgtgtgtgtgtctgtctgtgtgtgtgtctgtctgtgtgtgtgtctgtctgtctgtgtgtgtgtctgtctgtgtgtgtgtctgtctgtctgtgtgtgtgtgtgtgatcttctCCCACCCGTGTGCAGTAGAGCTGTAATCCCAGACTAACACAGACTGATCtgtgactgatgatgatgatgatgatgatgacttcTTCAGACTCAtgtagatgatgatgttgaGACTGATTCATCTCCATGCAGCTCTCACACCTTTTCCCAGCCTCGTTCATCCTCATTGCTCTAATCGAGATGTTTGGATGTTTTTGTAGGTCATCACGTCCAGAGGAGGTCGCTTCCTGGAAGCTCCGGTTTCAGGCAGTCAGCAACTTTCTAATGACGGCATGTTGGTCATCGTGGCAGCAGGAGATCGGACTGTTTATGAAGACTGCAGCAGCTGCTTCCAGGCTATGGGCAAAACCTCCTTCTTCTTAggtacacacacgcagacgcacgcacgcacgcagacgcacgcacgcagacgcacgcacgcagacgcacacacgctgacacacgcAGACGCgcgcacggacacacagacacacatagacacacggACGTGCGCAcggacatacacatacatagacacacgcgtagacacacacacagacgtatacacacacacacacagacagacacagacacacacacagacacacacacagacacagacacagacacacacacagacacagacacacacacagacacacacacagacacacacacacacagacacagacacagacacagacacacacacagacacagacacacacacagacacagacacacacacagacagacacacacacagacagacacacacacagacacagacacacagacacagacacacacacagacagacacagacacagacacacacacagacacacacacagacacacacacagacagacacacacacacacagacagacacacacagacagacacacacacagacacacacacagacacacacacacacagacacacacacagacagacacacacacacacagacacacgcacacagacacacagacacagacacacacacagacacacacacacagacacagacagacagacagacacacacacagacagacacacacagacagacacacacagacagacacacacagacacacacacacagacacacacacacagacacacacacacagacacacacacacagacacacacacacacacagacacacacacacacacacagacacacacacacacagacacacacacacagacagacacacacacacagacagacacacacagacagacacacacacagacacacacacagacacacacacacacagacacacacacacacacagacagacacac
Coding sequences within it:
- the glyr1 gene encoding cytokine-like nuclear factor N-PAC isoform X2, whose protein sequence is MATVHLRIGDLVWGKLGRYPPWPGKVVSPPKDLKKPRGKKCFFVKFFGTEDHAWIKVEQLKPYHPHKEEMIKINKGKRFQQAVDAVEEYLKKAKGKEQAHGSDDKSKSEKGRKANAKPMKIIEEDDEDAFKGGSSDKEQTDSDPEPSSVQRLVAGTVAGFKWESSPASSMEPISKRLKIIEEDSGSTSIQAADSTALNGSITPTDKRIGFLGLGLMGSGIVSNLLKMGHVVTVWNRTAEKCDLFIQEGARLGRTPAEVVSMCDITFSCVSDPKAARDLVLGPSGVLQGIRPGKCYVEMSTVDPETITELSQVITSRGGRFLEAPVSGSQQLSNDGMLVIVAAGDRTVYEDCSSCFQAMGKTSFFLGEAGNAARMMLILNMVQGSFMATIAEGLTLAQATGQSQQTFLDILCQGQMASTFVDQKCQNILQGNFKPDYYLKHIQKDLRLAISMGDSVNHPTPMAAAANEVYKRAKALDQSDNDMSAVYRAYIH
- the glyr1 gene encoding cytokine-like nuclear factor N-PAC isoform X1, whose product is MATVHLRIGDLVWGKLGRYPPWPGKVVSPPKDLKKPRGKKCFFVKFFGTEDHAWIKVEQLKPYHPHKEEMIKINKGKRFQQAVDAVEEYLKKAKGKEQAHGSDDKSKSEKGRKANAKPMKIIEEDDEDAFKGGSSDKEQTDSDPEPSSVQRLVAGTVAGFKWESSPVKDDPHFHHFLLSQSEKPASSMEPISKRLKIIEEDSGSTSIQAADSTALNGSITPTDKRIGFLGLGLMGSGIVSNLLKMGHVVTVWNRTAEKCDLFIQEGARLGRTPAEVVSMCDITFSCVSDPKAARDLVLGPSGVLQGIRPGKCYVEMSTVDPETITELSQVITSRGGRFLEAPVSGSQQLSNDGMLVIVAAGDRTVYEDCSSCFQAMGKTSFFLGEAGNAARMMLILNMVQGSFMATIAEGLTLAQATGQSQQTFLDILCQGQMASTFVDQKCQNILQGNFKPDYYLKHIQKDLRLAISMGDSVNHPTPMAAAANEVYKRAKALDQSDNDMSAVYRAYIH
- the glyr1 gene encoding cytokine-like nuclear factor N-PAC isoform X3: MATVHLRIGDLVWGKLGRYPPWPGKVVSPPKDLKKPRGKKCFFVKFFGTEDHAWIKVEQLKPYHPHKEEMIKINKGKRFQQAVDAVEEYLKKAKGKEQAHGSDDKSKSEKGRKANAKPMKIIEEDDEDAFKGGSSDKPASSMEPISKRLKIIEEDSGSTSIQAADSTALNGSITPTDKRIGFLGLGLMGSGIVSNLLKMGHVVTVWNRTAEKCDLFIQEGARLGRTPAEVVSMCDITFSCVSDPKAARDLVLGPSGVLQGIRPGKCYVEMSTVDPETITELSQVITSRGGRFLEAPVSGSQQLSNDGMLVIVAAGDRTVYEDCSSCFQAMGKTSFFLGEAGNAARMMLILNMVQGSFMATIAEGLTLAQATGQSQQTFLDILCQGQMASTFVDQKCQNILQGNFKPDYYLKHIQKDLRLAISMGDSVNHPTPMAAAANEVYKRAKALDQSDNDMSAVYRAYIH